A section of the Brevinematales bacterium genome encodes:
- a CDS encoding radical SAM protein: protein MGIVKKLLHRVYRKLENDAHELLYLFLEVTRKCNLTCLHCGSDCKAASDTPELTLDSWLRIVDYFTNHYSPELMFVITGGEPLVYDGLEEIGGRISRAGRRWGMVTNGLMLSPEKLNRLAGAGLSSITVSLDGSREAHDRLRNKKGAYDKVLSALDALSGSEIRLRDVVTCVYPGNAGELDEIAETLISKKVPAWRLFRIFPNGRARNNPALELDFEATRMMLQWIAEKRPVYRERGLSVGYSCEGYLPPSLDAMVRDNLFFCRAGVNIASILCDGTITGCTNNAPMFYEGNILECDFAALWEKGFTRFRQRDWMRAGRCADCGEFRDCQGGSIHLWHDENRGSEFCYIHGDGNK from the coding sequence ATGGGGATTGTAAAAAAACTTTTACACCGTGTATACAGGAAACTTGAAAACGATGCTCACGAGCTCCTCTACCTTTTTCTGGAGGTTACCCGGAAGTGCAATCTTACCTGCCTTCATTGCGGGTCGGATTGTAAGGCCGCGAGCGATACCCCGGAACTGACCCTCGATAGCTGGCTTCGCATCGTCGATTATTTCACTAATCATTATTCACCCGAACTGATGTTTGTCATTACCGGCGGAGAACCGTTAGTCTACGACGGGCTGGAGGAGATAGGCGGAAGGATTTCCCGCGCCGGACGGCGTTGGGGGATGGTTACCAACGGGCTTATGTTGTCCCCCGAGAAACTGAACCGTCTGGCCGGCGCCGGGCTTTCCAGTATCACGGTCAGTCTGGACGGTTCCCGGGAGGCGCACGATAGACTGCGGAATAAAAAGGGCGCATACGACAAAGTACTTAGCGCGCTCGACGCGTTATCCGGTTCGGAGATACGTCTGCGCGATGTAGTCACATGCGTCTATCCCGGCAATGCCGGGGAGCTCGACGAGATCGCGGAGACACTGATTTCCAAAAAAGTACCGGCATGGAGACTGTTTCGTATTTTCCCGAACGGGCGCGCCCGGAATAATCCCGCGCTCGAGCTGGATTTCGAAGCGACCCGGATGATGCTGCAATGGATCGCGGAGAAGCGCCCGGTATACCGTGAACGCGGTCTGTCGGTGGGATATAGCTGCGAGGGGTATCTGCCCCCGTCTCTGGACGCCATGGTGCGCGATAACCTGTTTTTCTGCCGCGCCGGGGTGAATATCGCCTCCATCCTTTGCGATGGAACGATCACGGGGTGTACCAATAATGCGCCGATGTTCTATGAGGGAAATATCCTCGAATGCGATTTCGCCGCGTTATGGGAGAAAGGATTTACCCGTTTCCGGCAACGCGATTGGATGCGCGCGGGGCGTTGCGCCGACTGCGGGGAATTCCGGGATTGTCAGGGCGGATCGATCCATCTGTGGCATGACGAAAATAGGGGATCGGAATTCTGCTATATTCACGGGGATGGGAATAAGTAA
- a CDS encoding WG repeat-containing protein translates to MFRIRIIPFVIFIGLVSALYFIIGSFNGSKPLVYTKAITVDTNTMFPISMGKKWGYMNSSGEMVIPFQYTACDYFIGGVARAGMGDKFGFIDNDGRFVIPCVYEEVFPFSDGLAAVMSNKRYGYIDPNGKTVIPFVYEHANSFSEGKAAVGINGKWMLIDKTGKNVFGYQFDYILPFSEGLAAVKTNGMWGYIDSSGIMKIPAGKNYGSGSFSGGLAAVPIGGKFGYIDRNGSIVIPPKYLSAKPFSEGLALVYNEDGYRFITAAGQPAFDTVFDNGESFHEGLAAVRINGKYGFIDRQGKFVVEPQFDIALSFREGMAFVTIGNESMYINHQFQQVKPLQKQEISPGMKKPIPGK, encoded by the coding sequence ATGTTTAGAATCCGGATTATCCCATTCGTGATTTTCATCGGACTGGTATCCGCGCTCTATTTTATTATCGGTTCATTCAACGGATCAAAGCCGCTAGTATACACAAAAGCGATCACCGTCGATACAAACACCATGTTCCCGATTAGCATGGGTAAAAAATGGGGATATATGAACAGTTCCGGGGAAATGGTGATACCTTTTCAGTATACTGCATGTGATTATTTCATCGGAGGGGTAGCGCGCGCGGGGATGGGGGATAAATTCGGGTTTATCGATAACGACGGGCGTTTTGTAATCCCATGCGTCTATGAGGAAGTATTTCCATTCTCGGACGGACTTGCGGCGGTCATGTCGAATAAGCGGTACGGTTATATTGATCCGAACGGAAAGACGGTCATCCCGTTTGTGTACGAGCACGCGAACTCATTCAGCGAGGGGAAGGCCGCAGTCGGCATCAATGGAAAGTGGATGTTGATCGATAAAACCGGGAAAAACGTTTTCGGGTATCAATTCGATTATATTCTTCCGTTTTCAGAGGGGCTTGCCGCGGTAAAAACGAACGGAATGTGGGGTTATATTGATAGTTCCGGGATAATGAAAATACCCGCGGGTAAGAACTACGGCTCCGGCTCTTTTTCCGGGGGTTTGGCCGCGGTTCCGATAGGCGGAAAATTCGGATATATCGATAGGAACGGGAGTATCGTTATTCCGCCGAAGTATTTATCGGCGAAACCGTTCTCCGAGGGGCTCGCGCTCGTATATAATGAAGACGGGTATCGGTTTATTACCGCCGCCGGACAGCCCGCGTTCGATACCGTGTTCGATAATGGGGAATCCTTCCATGAGGGGTTGGCCGCAGTCAGGATTAACGGTAAATACGGGTTTATCGACAGGCAGGGAAAATTTGTAGTAGAACCTCAGTTCGATATTGCGCTTTCTTTTCGCGAGGGGATGGCGTTTGTAACTATCGGTAACGAGAGTATGTATATAAATCACCAGTTTCAACAGGTGAAACCGTTACAGAAGCAGGAGATTTCCCCCGGCATGAAAAAACCCATTCCGGGAAAATGA
- a CDS encoding tetratricopeptide repeat protein, with protein MEGSLIFFIVLASITVVVVVVILIVRSVTLKYNPVQEIDKSINAGDFKKAQEIAQKELQKAPNSFVLKYYLGQAYEGLQEYSQAASYYEKAAVSATAEGNDEMKPVIFLKVANLYKKKHKYEESIGYYMMVLEKAPQNPKALLEVSEILVETNKTKRAQGFLETLLKIAPNNLKARYLMAQVGFNNQDYNQCTEHLNFLLSHLPPNDPLFPKASLLLADSYLHMKRYEDALPVLEPLIGVPEVSDDSVIKVVEIYLAMNQLDKAVNIMNDSIMTVGEDHKVELYYLIASGHYKFGDINNALKNWKNAIAIDPGYKDLKGIADQFKLHFENPKLENIFTLDHNVFEEFIHRALKLKNIDQTLQKRSYTVFRTHDVDYIIYRAPFAITFHDLADIETNLHNDFMSNLAINIYSLYGFTDEAKGHTVFRKILEVSGEEFIKMINAA; from the coding sequence ATGGAAGGATCATTGATATTTTTCATTGTTCTAGCGAGTATTACGGTAGTAGTAGTTGTCGTTATACTGATTGTGCGTTCGGTGACGCTAAAATACAATCCTGTTCAGGAGATTGATAAAAGTATAAATGCCGGGGATTTTAAAAAAGCCCAGGAGATCGCCCAAAAAGAACTCCAGAAAGCCCCGAATAGCTTCGTCCTGAAGTATTATCTGGGACAGGCCTACGAGGGGCTGCAGGAATATTCTCAGGCCGCGTCTTATTATGAGAAAGCCGCCGTATCCGCTACCGCCGAGGGTAACGACGAGATGAAACCCGTCATATTTCTGAAGGTCGCAAATCTGTATAAAAAGAAACATAAGTATGAGGAATCTATCGGGTATTATATGATGGTGCTCGAAAAAGCCCCCCAGAACCCGAAAGCCCTTCTGGAGGTCTCGGAAATTCTGGTAGAAACCAATAAAACCAAGCGGGCTCAGGGATTTCTGGAAACACTTTTAAAGATCGCGCCGAATAACCTCAAGGCGCGTTACCTGATGGCGCAGGTCGGTTTCAATAATCAGGATTATAATCAATGCACCGAGCACCTGAATTTTCTACTATCGCATCTTCCGCCGAATGACCCGCTATTTCCGAAAGCCTCGCTTTTATTGGCGGATTCCTACCTTCATATGAAACGATACGAGGACGCGTTACCGGTACTGGAACCGTTGATAGGGGTGCCGGAGGTATCGGACGATTCGGTCATAAAAGTAGTCGAGATATATCTCGCGATGAATCAGCTCGATAAGGCCGTGAATATCATGAATGATTCCATAATGACGGTGGGAGAGGATCATAAAGTCGAGCTATACTATCTTATCGCCAGCGGGCATTATAAATTCGGGGATATTAATAACGCCTTGAAAAACTGGAAAAACGCAATCGCAATCGATCCGGGTTACAAGGACCTCAAGGGTATCGCGGATCAGTTTAAGCTTCATTTTGAGAATCCCAAGCTGGAGAATATTTTCACGCTCGACCATAATGTTTTCGAGGAATTTATCCATCGGGCTCTGAAACTGAAAAATATCGACCAGACGTTACAAAAACGGAGCTATACCGTTTTCAGAACCCATGACGTCGATTATATAATCTATCGCGCTCCGTTCGCGATTACCTTCCATGACCTCGCGGATATAGAGACCAACCTTCATAACGATTTCATGTCGAATCTGGCGATCAACATTTATTCATTGTACGGATTTACCGATGAAGCAAAGGGGCATACAGTGTTTAGAAAAATACTCGAAGTCAGCGGCGAAGAGTTTATTAAGATGATTAATGCGGCATAA
- a CDS encoding DUF2628 domain-containing protein, protein MDTTEMRKIFVGQNSDYYVTQWDLNEKTGIRMTANKAAFDIFWFFYRKMYLIGTGILLGLITISFIVQITLSSLGVPENISIQIGRIAGMVFWVFAGIKANYIYLKHVDRKIAKIKERNPENLEEELKRAGGVSVVALLLPIAMLAGYAAFLIWFISVMVKMI, encoded by the coding sequence ATGGATACCACTGAGATGCGCAAAATATTCGTAGGCCAAAACTCAGATTACTATGTGACCCAATGGGATTTGAACGAGAAGACGGGGATCAGAATGACGGCGAACAAAGCGGCATTCGATATATTTTGGTTTTTTTACCGCAAAATGTACCTGATCGGAACGGGAATACTGCTCGGATTAATAACCATTTCTTTTATCGTTCAGATTACCCTGAGTTCCTTGGGGGTGCCCGAAAATATCAGTATTCAGATAGGCCGTATAGCGGGCATGGTATTCTGGGTATTTGCCGGTATAAAAGCGAATTATATCTATCTGAAACATGTCGACCGTAAAATCGCTAAAATTAAAGAACGTAACCCTGAGAATCTTGAGGAGGAGCTAAAAAGAGCGGGAGGCGTGAGCGTTGTCGCCTTACTACTGCCGATTGCAATGCTCGCGGGGTATGCGGCTTTTCTTATCTGGTTTATATCTGTGATGGTAAAAATGATCTGA
- a CDS encoding starch-binding protein, which produces MKKSAVFSILSRFAMVLASLLMFSCSNVEDQLGMQDGNGKGISSPATAATFVVYLKKPATWGNTPRVYYWGGDCGTATWPGQAMTAATEAGTDWYKFTFTGTTTKLIFNNNSSPQTADLTRAKTGYFMNNQWYDTNPEAPITNPLTVYMKKPSAWVNTPYVYYWNGNCGTTTWPGMVMTAAPEAGTGWYKYTFSGTTTSLIFSDKGNSQTADLSRGTNGYFYNNQWYNSNPETPVTTTFTVYCKKPTTWTSTLKVYYWGGDCGTVSWPGATMAAAADAGTGWYKFSFTGTTTKLIFNNNGSPQTADLTRNKTGYYANNTWYDTNPDLIPTTNKLPVANAGNDIYIQPGGTAYFDGSASYDPDGSIVTYAWNNGLTGAEPSKVYSTVGTYTVTLTVTDNKGGKATDKVIVNVNAIPTPSQSIDFREETIYFLMTARFYDGDPDNNRPSRCYVTSGNAANNDPGWRGDFKGLIQKLDYIKAMGFSAVWITPIVLNRSDYDFHGYHTWDFNKVDARLESPGAGYQDLINAAHAKGLKIIQDIVINHTSRYGAVGLQTVKYWGDSADPQWGDGTTIDYYDKPNTSFVYDGKSYEPVSGKNYYNGDLWTKVKPTLSWDALAGWGLPSGYYSPEGYKCYNYQWPNLQLFNPKYFHKDWLKNWEDYTCQIGSIHEDCIDLNTEDADVQQFLIAAYKKYIDMGVDAFRMDTVKHISRWTLTQRFLPAWNNYAKPGFYIFGEVCTRVHEIWNKGVAPLSVPFYTWNERQTFSGTDAQCAQAAYNYECGIGTGNQPTSGNHYLNGNTYHTPDYSKASGMGVIDFHMHWNFSSAGSAFYAATGTDQYFNDATWNVCYVDSHDYGPGTDNRFAGSEADFAEDFSLLWTFRGIPCIYYGSEIQFQKGAPCDKGPSAPLASTGRAYFGNYIEGSVNVTDYGVWNNASGTMANTLNHPLAKHIQRLNQIRKKIPALQKGQYSLDGCSGFIAFKKRFTDAAKGIDSFCLVTISGGATFSGIPNGTYVDAITGDTKVVSNGILSCSCSGQGNMRIYVLSLPGNPAPGKIGSDGTYLHP; this is translated from the coding sequence ATGAAAAAAAGTGCTGTTTTTAGCATTCTTTCCCGTTTCGCTATGGTTCTTGCTTCTCTGCTGATGTTTTCCTGTTCCAATGTGGAAGATCAGCTAGGGATGCAGGACGGTAATGGTAAGGGTATCAGTTCGCCTGCGACTGCCGCTACCTTTGTCGTATATCTAAAGAAACCCGCCACATGGGGAAATACTCCCCGGGTGTATTACTGGGGCGGCGACTGCGGTACAGCGACATGGCCCGGACAGGCTATGACCGCCGCGACCGAAGCCGGCACCGATTGGTACAAATTCACCTTCACCGGTACTACCACCAAACTCATCTTCAACAACAACAGCTCTCCCCAGACCGCCGACCTGACACGGGCTAAGACGGGATACTTTATGAACAACCAATGGTACGATACCAATCCCGAAGCGCCGATTACCAATCCGCTCACAGTCTATATGAAGAAACCCTCCGCATGGGTGAATACGCCGTATGTCTACTACTGGAACGGCAACTGCGGTACGACGACATGGCCGGGTATGGTGATGACCGCCGCTCCCGAGGCCGGAACCGGATGGTACAAGTACACATTCTCCGGTACTACCACCAGTCTTATTTTCAGCGATAAGGGGAACTCCCAGACCGCCGACCTTTCCCGCGGTACGAACGGCTATTTCTATAACAATCAATGGTATAACTCGAACCCTGAGACTCCCGTAACAACCACGTTCACCGTTTATTGCAAAAAACCGACGACATGGACGTCCACCCTCAAGGTGTATTACTGGGGCGGCGATTGCGGAACAGTATCATGGCCGGGCGCTACGATGGCAGCGGCCGCCGACGCCGGAACCGGATGGTATAAGTTTTCATTCACCGGCACTACCACCAAGCTCATCTTTAACAACAACGGTTCGCCCCAGACTGCCGACCTGACCCGGAATAAAACGGGTTACTACGCGAATAACACATGGTACGATACCAATCCAGACCTGATCCCCACCACGAATAAACTCCCCGTCGCTAACGCCGGTAACGATATCTATATTCAGCCCGGCGGGACTGCCTACTTCGACGGCAGCGCATCCTACGATCCCGACGGTTCTATTGTGACATACGCATGGAATAACGGACTGACCGGCGCGGAGCCGTCCAAGGTATATTCCACTGTGGGAACCTATACGGTTACCCTGACTGTTACCGATAACAAGGGCGGAAAAGCCACCGATAAAGTCATCGTTAATGTGAACGCTATCCCGACGCCCTCGCAGAGTATCGATTTCCGCGAAGAAACTATTTACTTCCTGATGACCGCCCGTTTCTATGACGGCGACCCCGATAACAACCGTCCCAGCCGGTGCTATGTGACCAGCGGTAACGCCGCGAATAACGATCCCGGCTGGAGAGGCGACTTCAAGGGACTTATCCAGAAGCTCGATTATATCAAAGCTATGGGTTTTTCGGCTGTATGGATAACGCCCATAGTCCTGAACAGAAGCGACTACGATTTCCACGGTTACCACACATGGGATTTCAATAAAGTCGATGCGCGTCTCGAATCCCCCGGCGCGGGCTACCAGGATCTGATAAACGCCGCGCATGCGAAAGGGCTCAAGATCATACAGGATATAGTGATCAATCATACCTCCCGCTACGGCGCGGTCGGCCTCCAGACCGTGAAGTACTGGGGCGATTCAGCCGATCCCCAGTGGGGCGACGGGACCACGATCGATTATTACGATAAACCGAATACCAGCTTCGTTTATGACGGAAAGAGCTATGAACCTGTTTCCGGTAAAAACTACTACAACGGAGACTTGTGGACTAAGGTAAAACCGACCTTATCATGGGACGCTCTCGCCGGATGGGGTTTGCCTTCCGGTTACTATAGCCCCGAGGGTTACAAATGCTATAACTATCAATGGCCGAATCTCCAGCTCTTCAATCCCAAGTACTTCCATAAGGACTGGTTGAAGAACTGGGAAGATTATACCTGCCAGATCGGTTCGATCCACGAGGATTGTATCGACCTGAATACCGAGGACGCCGACGTCCAGCAGTTCCTGATTGCCGCCTATAAGAAATATATCGATATGGGCGTGGACGCGTTCCGTATGGACACGGTCAAACATATCAGCCGGTGGACGCTCACCCAACGTTTCCTCCCTGCGTGGAACAACTATGCTAAGCCGGGCTTCTATATCTTCGGCGAAGTATGCACCCGCGTCCATGAAATATGGAACAAGGGCGTAGCCCCGTTATCGGTGCCGTTCTATACATGGAACGAACGCCAGACCTTCTCCGGTACCGACGCACAATGCGCGCAGGCCGCGTATAACTACGAATGCGGGATCGGGACAGGCAACCAGCCCACCAGCGGCAACCATTACCTCAACGGCAATACCTATCATACCCCGGATTATTCCAAAGCCTCCGGTATGGGCGTGATCGACTTCCATATGCATTGGAATTTCAGTTCGGCGGGCAGCGCGTTCTATGCGGCTACCGGAACCGACCAGTACTTTAACGATGCGACATGGAACGTCTGTTACGTGGATTCGCACGATTACGGCCCGGGCACGGATAACCGTTTCGCCGGGAGCGAGGCCGATTTCGCGGAAGACTTCAGCCTGCTGTGGACATTCCGCGGTATCCCGTGCATCTACTACGGCAGTGAAATCCAGTTCCAGAAAGGCGCGCCCTGCGATAAAGGCCCCAGCGCACCGCTCGCCAGCACCGGACGAGCATACTTCGGTAATTATATCGAAGGTTCCGTCAACGTCACCGATTACGGCGTATGGAACAATGCCAGCGGTACGATGGCGAACACGTTGAACCACCCGCTTGCTAAGCATATCCAGCGTCTGAACCAGATTCGCAAGAAAATACCCGCGCTCCAGAAAGGCCAGTACTCGTTGGACGGATGCAGCGGATTTATCGCCTTCAAGAAACGTTTCACCGACGCGGCTAAGGGTATCGACAGTTTCTGTCTGGTAACCATTTCCGGCGGCGCGACGTTCAGCGGTATCCCCAACGGGACCTATGTCGACGCGATCACCGGCGACACCAAAGTCGTGAGTAACGGCATACTTTCATGCTCGTGCTCCGGTCAGGGAAATATGCGCATCTATGTTCTCAGCCTGCCGGGCAATCCCGCACCGGGTAAAATCGGTTCGGACGGGACATACCTGCACCCGTAA
- a CDS encoding PQQ-binding-like beta-propeller repeat protein, protein MKLYIPFFMALLCVSFIHAADNGKLIWKTKTGGTIHISPCIADGKVYIPSEDKALYCLDAATGKTVWTFQTEAGIGTIPTVSGGVVYFGSPHGFLYSVDIKTGTKLWTLKIGGSVYSAPLVWNNKIYVGSKDNNLYCIDPKAGKTLWTFAAGAMIYSNPAIVDGKVYFGSYDNNVYCVDAYTGKKEWSFETGSFISSSPCVSGGMVYIGSYDTVFYCLDAKTGKKQWTLETGAPVYASPVVMDGNVIIGSSAGKLFSLDGKTGKKAWTYATGEDVFYCASDGKLYAGGAANGVYCLDAKTGKKLWTYKGKLPLISTPVMAGGKLYLGSADKNAYCIDPGK, encoded by the coding sequence ATGAAATTATATATCCCGTTTTTTATGGCTCTGTTATGCGTATCGTTTATTCATGCCGCCGACAACGGCAAACTGATATGGAAGACTAAGACCGGCGGGACTATCCACATCAGCCCGTGTATCGCGGACGGTAAGGTGTATATCCCCAGCGAGGACAAGGCGCTGTACTGTCTCGACGCGGCTACCGGTAAGACGGTGTGGACGTTCCAGACGGAGGCGGGGATCGGCACGATTCCAACGGTGTCCGGGGGAGTTGTTTACTTCGGCAGTCCGCACGGGTTTCTCTATTCGGTGGATATCAAGACCGGGACGAAGCTATGGACATTGAAAATCGGGGGATCGGTTTATTCCGCGCCGCTCGTGTGGAACAATAAAATCTACGTCGGCAGTAAGGATAATAACCTCTACTGTATCGACCCGAAGGCGGGTAAGACGTTGTGGACTTTTGCCGCAGGAGCGATGATTTACTCCAACCCGGCGATTGTGGACGGTAAGGTTTACTTCGGGAGCTACGATAATAACGTGTACTGTGTGGACGCCTACACCGGGAAGAAGGAGTGGTCGTTCGAGACCGGGAGCTTTATCTCGTCCAGCCCGTGCGTGTCCGGCGGAATGGTCTATATCGGGAGCTACGATACCGTATTTTACTGCCTCGACGCGAAGACCGGGAAAAAGCAGTGGACGCTCGAAACCGGCGCGCCGGTGTACGCGAGCCCGGTAGTGATGGACGGGAATGTCATTATAGGGAGTTCCGCGGGTAAGCTCTTCTCCCTCGACGGGAAAACCGGGAAAAAGGCGTGGACATACGCTACGGGCGAGGACGTGTTTTACTGCGCGTCTGACGGTAAGCTCTATGCCGGGGGCGCGGCGAACGGGGTGTATTGTCTGGACGCGAAGACGGGGAAGAAGCTCTGGACGTATAAGGGTAAGTTGCCGTTAATCTCTACCCCCGTGATGGCTGGCGGGAAGCTGTATCTGGGGAGCGCGGATAAGAATGCGTACTGTATCGACCCGGGGAAGTAG
- a CDS encoding HEPN domain-containing protein, giving the protein MSYNIKTANLWFKKAENDLKIGKDELETEEPATDAICFHMQQCVEKFLKGYLVFYESEIEKTHDIATILQKCIIKNNSFIELRDIGIDELTPYGTTIRYPDDFYMPELDETLRAIKLADTTRNFVLRIIESPDYK; this is encoded by the coding sequence ATGAGTTATAATATCAAAACGGCAAATCTTTGGTTTAAAAAAGCGGAAAACGATCTGAAAATCGGTAAGGATGAACTGGAAACCGAAGAACCGGCAACAGATGCCATTTGTTTCCATATGCAGCAATGTGTAGAGAAATTTTTAAAAGGATATCTGGTTTTTTATGAATCGGAAATTGAAAAAACTCATGACATCGCTACTATCCTTCAGAAGTGCATTATAAAAAATAATTCCTTTATAGAGCTGCGTGATATAGGAATAGACGAGCTAACTCCATATGGTACAACGATTCGTTATCCCGATGATTTTTATATGCCCGAATTGGATGAAACGTTAAGAGCAATAAAACTAGCGGATACAACAAGAAACTTCGTATTACGCATTATTGAATCTCCGGACTATAAATAA
- a CDS encoding nucleotidyltransferase domain-containing protein, whose translation MTDNEKQSKIISIIRAECKKQNYQLKKFILFGSRAQGSPRPDSDWDFLIVLNKPISWKEKMKLWIPINRNLAEIGCTADIIIKYEKDFERDKTDTGKVTYYANKLGITV comes from the coding sequence ATGACTGATAATGAAAAGCAATCAAAGATTATTTCAATTATTCGCGCAGAATGTAAAAAACAAAACTACCAATTAAAGAAATTTATTTTATTCGGGAGCCGCGCCCAAGGAAGCCCCCGCCCTGATAGCGATTGGGATTTTTTAATAGTACTTAATAAACCGATTAGTTGGAAAGAAAAAATGAAGCTTTGGATTCCGATTAATAGAAATCTTGCTGAAATCGGTTGTACCGCGGATATCATTATAAAATATGAAAAAGATTTCGAACGTGACAAAACCGATACCGGCAAAGTAACGTATTATGCAAACAAGCTGGGCATAACGGTATGA
- a CDS encoding ParA family protein, with protein MNTQSLYNTGKRIIGFVNQKGGVGKTASTLSIGTGLALSGQKVLLVDGDPQGNLSMFFTPDKKPGFYDLLRDLNEGAYTNTENYILRDIRDNLDIIPNQQRELRTLMHDTQITQIAPRFIEILREMKSSYDWILIDCSPSNGALERTLVSACDTVIVPLEFQVFSISGLSGLLDEIKVWGNETGREISVDALIFTKTEKRINRMNEYREIFSNFRIPIFEVCKSESLPKSIETGKTIWENAPTGFAAADYYHIITQVFLGTDDE; from the coding sequence ATGAATACGCAGTCGCTCTATAACACGGGTAAACGTATCATCGGGTTCGTCAATCAGAAGGGCGGTGTAGGAAAGACCGCATCTACCTTGAGTATCGGCACGGGTCTCGCGCTATCCGGCCAGAAAGTCCTCCTTGTCGACGGAGACCCCCAGGGAAACCTTTCCATGTTCTTTACCCCAGATAAGAAACCCGGATTTTACGATCTCCTCCGCGACCTGAACGAGGGAGCATACACGAATACCGAAAATTATATCCTCCGGGATATCCGGGATAATCTCGATATTATTCCCAATCAGCAGAGGGAACTCCGTACCCTGATGCACGATACCCAGATCACCCAGATCGCGCCCCGCTTTATAGAAATCCTGCGCGAAATGAAATCCTCCTACGACTGGATACTGATCGACTGTTCGCCGTCCAACGGGGCGCTCGAACGAACCCTTGTCTCCGCGTGCGACACGGTCATCGTCCCCCTCGAATTCCAGGTTTTCTCCATATCGGGACTCAGCGGTTTATTGGACGAAATCAAGGTGTGGGGTAACGAGACCGGGCGGGAAATATCCGTCGACGCGCTGATATTCACCAAGACCGAGAAACGGATCAACCGGATGAACGAGTACCGCGAGATATTCAGCAACTTCCGTATCCCGATCTTCGAGGTATGCAAATCGGAATCGCTGCCGAAATCCATCGAGACGGGAAAGACGATATGGGAAAACGCGCCTACCGGTTTCGCGGCAGCGGATTATTATCATATAATTACACAAGTATTCCTGGGGACTGACGATGAGTGA
- a CDS encoding helix-turn-helix domain-containing protein, with protein sequence MIAQRFRQIRKYLSLNQETFGNKLGLSQDSISAIETGKNRPTIPVMQIMNREWNVNLEWLMLGKGAPFHHHPVPLNEESILMIPLISNETPVSGEGKEETPDVHDYFPISSTLVKDIDKEKLFAIRETSDSMEPTIYRGDYLFLQSNPELLSDGIYILNRNGYLFSRRIYFRLDGKILINPDNNRYPSEEIAASDIKKLNIFGKVILRIQLIS encoded by the coding sequence ATGATTGCTCAAAGATTTCGTCAGATAAGAAAGTATCTTTCACTCAATCAGGAGACCTTCGGAAACAAACTGGGTCTATCGCAGGACTCGATCAGCGCGATTGAGACCGGTAAAAATCGTCCTACTATTCCCGTGATGCAGATTATGAACAGGGAATGGAACGTTAATCTCGAATGGCTTATGCTGGGTAAAGGCGCCCCGTTCCACCATCACCCGGTTCCCCTCAACGAGGAATCTATCCTGATGATTCCGCTTATTTCTAACGAGACCCCGGTATCCGGCGAGGGTAAGGAAGAAACCCCCGATGTTCACGATTATTTCCCAATCTCCTCGACCTTAGTAAAAGATATCGATAAGGAAAAACTATTCGCAATCCGCGAGACCAGCGACTCAATGGAGCCTACTATTTATCGCGGGGATTATCTTTTCCTGCAATCCAATCCCGAGCTGTTATCTGACGGGATATACATCCTGAACCGTAACGGGTATCTTTTTTCCCGGCGTATCTATTTCCGTCTCGACGGGAAAATACTCATCAATCCCGATAATAACCGTTACCCGTCGGAAGAAATCGCCGCATCGGATATAAAAAAGCTGAATATATTCGGTAAAGTGATACTGCGTATCCAGCTTATTTCATAA